One stretch of Saccharomonospora xinjiangensis XJ-54 DNA includes these proteins:
- a CDS encoding OsmC family protein: protein MTTSHRSVRVERESEGRYVAHNGRGGSIRFGNGDDEFSPVELLLAAIGGCTAIDTDMATSRHIEPDEFAVTVSGDKVSDRESGNRMENLTVTFTVRFPGGEQGDVARTILARTVALSHDRLCTVSRTVERGTPVRMVIE, encoded by the coding sequence ATGACGACATCTCACAGGTCCGTGCGTGTCGAGCGAGAGTCCGAGGGACGCTACGTCGCGCACAACGGGCGGGGCGGCAGCATCCGGTTCGGCAACGGCGACGACGAGTTCAGCCCGGTGGAGTTGCTGCTCGCGGCGATCGGTGGTTGCACCGCGATCGACACCGACATGGCCACCAGCAGGCACATCGAACCCGACGAGTTCGCCGTGACCGTGAGCGGGGACAAGGTCTCCGACAGGGAGTCGGGCAACCGGATGGAGAACCTCACCGTCACGTTCACGGTGCGTTTCCCCGGCGGCGAGCAGGGCGATGTGGCCCGCACGATCCTGGCCCGGACGGTCGCGTTGTCCCACGACAGGCTCTGCACGGTCAGCCGCACCGTCGAGCGGGGAACGCCCGTGCGCATGGTCATCGAGTAG
- a CDS encoding phosphoketolase family protein: MGDAPVAEAGREGRPGSGELAGLDAWWRAANYLAAGQIFLLDNPLLREPLAAEHIKPRLLGHWGTVPGLTLTYAHLNRVIRRTSANVLLVVGPGHGAAALNAAAWLEGTYSECHPDVALDEEGMRLLFRQFSFPGGVPSHASPHLPGSIHEGGELGYALAHATGAALDKPGLVVACVIGDGEAETGPLAASWQAPVFLNPDEDGAVLPILHLNGYKIANPTVLSRLPRDELRSLVRGFGWEPIEVEGTDPLAVHEAYAAALDECFALMARGRRPVVLLRTPKGWTGPEWRDGEPVEGNWRSHQVPLPAARHDARQLLQLERWLRSYRPEELFDRRGAPAAVVAEQNPDAGLRMSANPLAHGLVQRELRLPSVPAHAVDVPTPGVRGAESTRVLGRYLRDAMRLNAGRRNLLLFSPDEHASNRLDAVFEVTGRRWRLPTHPGDDHLRENGRVFEVLSEHLCQGWLEGYLLTGGHGVFSTYEAFAHLVDSMVAQHAKWLHTAAAMPWRRAVPSLNYLITSHVWRQDHNGASHQDPGFIDHILSKRAEVARVYLPPDANCLLHVTDHCLRSKGLVNVIVAGKQWEPQYLDADAARAHCERGFGLWEWASTDQDGATDVVLACAGDVPTQETLAAVEVLLGLVPDLRIRVVNVVDLTRLPAPTRHPHGVSDRDYTSVFTADVPVIFAFHGYPWLIHELTYNRPNHDHVHVRGFSENGGTTTPFDMCVQNSIDRFHLALAALERIPRVAGRLGTLRQRLLDHLDRHHDYIRRTGEDLPEVRNWTWGS, from the coding sequence ATCGGAGACGCGCCGGTGGCCGAGGCCGGGCGGGAGGGCCGCCCCGGCTCGGGTGAACTCGCCGGGCTCGACGCCTGGTGGCGGGCCGCGAACTACCTCGCGGCGGGGCAGATCTTTCTGCTCGACAACCCTCTGCTGCGCGAGCCGCTCGCGGCGGAGCACATCAAGCCGCGCCTGCTGGGTCACTGGGGGACGGTGCCGGGGCTGACCCTCACCTACGCCCACCTCAACCGCGTGATCCGGCGGACCTCGGCGAACGTTCTCCTCGTCGTGGGGCCGGGACATGGGGCGGCGGCGCTCAACGCCGCGGCGTGGCTGGAGGGCACCTACTCGGAGTGCCATCCCGACGTGGCGCTGGACGAGGAGGGCATGCGGCTGCTGTTCCGGCAGTTCTCCTTCCCCGGCGGGGTACCGAGCCACGCCTCACCACACCTGCCCGGGTCGATCCACGAGGGCGGGGAGCTGGGATACGCACTGGCCCATGCCACCGGCGCCGCCCTCGACAAGCCCGGTCTCGTGGTGGCGTGCGTGATCGGTGACGGTGAGGCCGAGACCGGTCCGCTCGCGGCGAGCTGGCAGGCGCCCGTTTTCCTGAACCCGGACGAGGACGGCGCGGTGCTGCCGATCCTGCACCTCAACGGGTACAAGATCGCCAATCCGACCGTGCTGTCGAGGCTGCCTCGCGACGAACTCCGGTCGCTGGTGCGGGGTTTCGGCTGGGAGCCGATCGAGGTCGAGGGCACGGACCCGCTGGCCGTGCACGAGGCGTACGCGGCGGCGCTCGACGAGTGTTTCGCCCTGATGGCGCGGGGACGACGGCCCGTGGTTCTGCTGCGCACGCCGAAGGGTTGGACGGGGCCCGAGTGGCGTGACGGTGAGCCTGTCGAGGGCAACTGGCGCTCTCACCAGGTGCCGCTGCCCGCCGCCCGGCACGACGCGCGGCAGCTGCTCCAGCTGGAGAGGTGGTTGCGGTCCTACCGGCCGGAGGAGTTGTTCGATCGACGTGGCGCGCCGGCTGCCGTGGTGGCGGAACAGAATCCCGATGCGGGGCTGCGCATGAGTGCCAATCCCCTCGCGCACGGCCTGGTGCAGCGGGAGCTGCGGCTGCCGTCGGTGCCCGCGCATGCGGTGGACGTTCCCACTCCGGGGGTGCGCGGCGCCGAATCGACCAGGGTGCTGGGGCGTTATCTGCGCGATGCGATGCGGCTGAACGCGGGCAGGCGCAACCTGCTGCTGTTCTCGCCCGACGAGCACGCCTCCAACCGGCTCGACGCGGTCTTCGAGGTCACAGGACGGCGCTGGCGGTTGCCCACCCACCCCGGCGACGACCACCTCCGGGAGAACGGCCGGGTCTTCGAGGTGCTGTCGGAACATCTGTGCCAGGGGTGGCTGGAGGGTTACCTCCTGACCGGAGGGCACGGCGTGTTCTCGACCTACGAGGCGTTCGCGCACCTGGTGGACTCGATGGTCGCCCAGCACGCGAAGTGGCTGCACACGGCGGCGGCGATGCCGTGGCGCCGTGCTGTTCCGAGCCTGAACTACCTGATCACGTCGCATGTGTGGCGTCAGGACCACAACGGTGCCTCGCACCAGGACCCAGGGTTCATCGACCACATTCTCAGCAAGCGCGCCGAGGTCGCCAGGGTCTACCTGCCTCCCGACGCGAACTGCCTGCTGCACGTCACCGACCACTGCCTGCGGTCGAAGGGGCTGGTGAACGTGATCGTGGCGGGCAAGCAGTGGGAACCGCAGTATCTCGACGCGGACGCCGCACGGGCGCATTGCGAGCGGGGGTTCGGGCTGTGGGAATGGGCGAGCACCGACCAGGACGGAGCCACCGACGTCGTCCTCGCGTGCGCGGGCGACGTGCCGACCCAGGAGACCCTCGCGGCTGTCGAGGTCCTCCTCGGACTCGTGCCGGACCTGCGCATCCGGGTCGTGAACGTGGTTGACCTGACGCGCCTTCCCGCGCCGACGCGGCACCCGCACGGGGTGTCCGATCGCGACTACACCTCGGTGTTCACCGCCGACGTGCCCGTGATCTTCGCCTTTCACGGCTACCCGTGGTTGATCCACGAACTGACCTACAACCGGCCCAACCACGACCACGTGCACGTGCGCGGATTCTCGGAGAATGGCGGCACCACGACGCCGTTCGACATGTGCGTGCAGAACTCGATCGACCGGTTCCACCTCGCGCTGGCCGCGCTGGAACGGATTCCCCGGGTCGCGGGGCGGCTCGGGACGCTGCGGCAGCGGTTGCTCGACCACCTTGATCGGCACCACGACTACATCCGGCGCACCGGCGAGGACCTTCCCGAGGTCCGGAACTGGACGTGGGGTTCGTGA
- a CDS encoding acetate/propionate family kinase has product MRVLTVNPGSSSLKLSLVDGGVVTADEHIAEWDGVTRRELEEFAAAQPSVDAVSVRIVHGANRAAPTVLDEGVLADLRGQVPLAPLHQPRSLSLARQALDLPGRMPVVGCFDTAFHVGLPDQAATYPLPRSWRDRYGIRRYGFHGLSLAHATRAAAEVLGEPVRRLRLVCCHLGAGASVTAVVGGRSADTSMGFTPLDGVAMATRCGSIDPGIPLYLQREHGFTASDVEHALNHDSGLAGLSGTGGDVRDVLALRAKGDPDARLALDVYLHLLRREIAAQAVSVGKPDAVVLTGGVAEHQPELRAELFGDTLLGVRIDAARNRGTGDRLISEESSTPAVLVACREEKELARLCEEVLTGLAGAGPLVFRHGRKADP; this is encoded by the coding sequence ATGCGGGTCCTCACCGTCAACCCCGGATCGTCGAGTCTGAAACTCTCGCTCGTGGACGGCGGTGTGGTGACGGCCGACGAGCACATCGCGGAGTGGGACGGGGTGACCCGGCGCGAGCTGGAGGAGTTCGCGGCGGCCCAGCCGTCCGTGGACGCGGTGTCGGTCAGGATCGTGCACGGCGCGAACCGGGCGGCGCCCACGGTGCTGGACGAGGGCGTACTCGCCGACCTGCGCGGCCAGGTGCCACTGGCACCGCTGCATCAGCCACGGTCGCTTTCCCTGGCGCGGCAGGCCCTCGACCTACCGGGGCGGATGCCGGTGGTGGGCTGTTTCGACACGGCCTTCCACGTGGGCCTGCCCGATCAGGCGGCCACCTACCCTCTGCCTCGGTCGTGGCGGGACCGGTACGGCATCCGCCGGTACGGCTTTCACGGGCTCTCGCTCGCGCACGCCACCCGCGCCGCGGCCGAGGTGCTCGGCGAGCCCGTCCGGCGACTGCGGCTGGTGTGCTGTCATCTCGGCGCGGGAGCGTCGGTGACGGCCGTCGTGGGCGGGCGCAGCGCCGACACCTCCATGGGCTTCACCCCGCTCGACGGTGTGGCGATGGCGACCCGGTGCGGGTCGATCGACCCCGGCATTCCGCTGTACCTCCAGCGCGAGCACGGCTTCACCGCGTCCGATGTGGAACACGCGCTGAACCACGACTCCGGTCTCGCCGGATTGTCGGGAACCGGCGGCGATGTGCGCGACGTCCTCGCTCTCAGGGCGAAGGGCGACCCCGATGCGAGGCTGGCTCTCGACGTGTACCTGCACCTGCTCCGCAGGGAGATCGCGGCGCAGGCGGTGTCGGTGGGGAAGCCTGACGCGGTCGTGCTGACCGGCGGGGTGGCGGAGCACCAGCCGGAGCTGAGAGCCGAACTCTTCGGCGACACCCTGCTCGGCGTCCGGATCGACGCCGCACGCAACCGGGGCACCGGCGACCGGCTGATCAGCGAGGAGTCCTCGACCCCGGCCGTGCTGGTGGCGTGCCGGGAGGAGAAGGAACTCGCGCGGCTGTGCGAGGAGGTTCTCACCGGGCTCGCGGGTGCCGGGCCTCTGGTGTTCCGACACGGCAGGAAGGCCGATCCATGA
- a CDS encoding DUF4389 domain-containing protein — translation MTERITESHPVRVLGRLDTPLSRWLWLVKWLLVLPHLLVLALLWIAFVVLTVVAFVAILVTARYPRGLFDFNVGVLRWTWRVQYYAYSALGTDRYPPFTLADVPDYPARLEIDYPERLSRGLVLVKWLLALPHYLVVGLFAGGGMGVVWWPDQDGPTWTWGGLIGVLVLIAAVVLLFTGDYPKPVYNFVLGMDRWVIRVGAYVGLLTDRYPPFRLDMGGGEPGAELPDTPRTGAGSGGPGRPGGWTGGRVVSVIVGALVAFAALGLLAAGGVALWADRAERDTDGYLTTASTLTTGSYALSTEPVRLDSGIGGWVGSGLGDVRVRVTPTEPGSSVFLGVTSAGDAARYLRGTGHAVVRDVTGERVVTEVVRPGGPPAPPESADIWLESSAGEGTRTVETTVSDGDRVFVVVDQDREPGVSVRAEVGATVPALPWVAGVALASGAVLIGLAALLIGVAARRASG, via the coding sequence ATGACCGAGAGGATTACCGAATCCCATCCGGTGCGGGTGCTGGGGCGGCTCGACACTCCACTGTCGCGCTGGCTGTGGCTGGTGAAGTGGCTGCTCGTCCTCCCGCACCTGCTCGTGCTGGCTCTGCTGTGGATCGCCTTCGTGGTACTCACCGTGGTGGCGTTCGTGGCGATCCTGGTGACCGCTCGCTACCCTCGCGGGCTGTTCGACTTCAACGTCGGGGTGCTGCGGTGGACGTGGCGGGTCCAGTACTACGCTTACTCGGCGCTCGGTACCGACCGCTATCCACCGTTCACGCTGGCCGACGTGCCCGATTACCCCGCGCGGCTGGAGATCGACTATCCCGAGCGTCTCTCCCGTGGGCTCGTTCTCGTCAAGTGGCTGCTGGCACTGCCGCACTACCTCGTGGTGGGACTGTTCGCCGGTGGCGGCATGGGCGTGGTGTGGTGGCCGGATCAGGACGGTCCCACGTGGACCTGGGGAGGGCTCATCGGTGTCCTGGTGCTCATCGCGGCGGTGGTGCTGCTGTTCACCGGCGACTACCCGAAACCGGTGTACAACTTCGTCCTCGGCATGGACCGCTGGGTGATCCGCGTCGGCGCCTACGTCGGTCTGCTGACCGACCGGTATCCGCCGTTCCGTCTGGACATGGGAGGCGGCGAGCCCGGAGCGGAGCTGCCGGACACGCCGAGGACGGGGGCCGGCTCCGGCGGGCCCGGCCGTCCCGGAGGCTGGACCGGGGGCCGGGTCGTGTCTGTGATCGTGGGAGCGCTGGTGGCCTTCGCCGCCCTTGGCCTGCTCGCCGCCGGTGGTGTGGCGCTCTGGGCAGATCGGGCCGAACGCGACACCGACGGGTACCTGACCACCGCCTCCACCCTTACGACAGGGAGTTACGCGTTGAGCACCGAGCCGGTGAGGTTGGACAGCGGTATCGGAGGGTGGGTCGGCTCCGGGCTCGGCGACGTGCGGGTCAGGGTCACGCCCACCGAACCGGGGAGCAGTGTGTTCCTCGGCGTGACGTCGGCGGGCGACGCCGCCCGGTACCTGCGGGGTACGGGACACGCGGTCGTGCGCGACGTCACCGGAGAGCGGGTCGTCACCGAGGTCGTGCGGCCCGGCGGCCCGCCTGCGCCACCGGAATCGGCGGACATCTGGTTGGAGTCCTCGGCGGGGGAGGGAACGCGCACGGTCGAGACCACCGTGTCGGACGGCGACCGGGTGTTCGTCGTCGTCGATCAGGATCGCGAACCCGGCGTGAGCGTGCGTGCCGAGGTGGGTGCCACCGTGCCAGCGCTGCCGTGGGTGGCCGGTGTGGCGCTCGCCTCGGGAGCCGTGCTCATTGGACTCGCCGCGCTGTTGATCGGCGTCGCCGCCCGCCGCGCGTCGGGGTGA
- a CDS encoding ArsR/SmtB family transcription factor: MPDTEGHPDVAEMTLQAVLGALADPLRRKVIRDLVNDQPWAERTCVSFELGVSKSTLTHHFRVLRESGLVYQVNRGNSRKVTLRRHDIESRFPGLLALIAEEA; this comes from the coding sequence ATGCCGGACACAGAAGGCCATCCGGACGTCGCCGAGATGACATTGCAGGCAGTGCTGGGCGCGCTCGCCGACCCCTTACGCCGCAAGGTGATCCGTGACCTCGTCAACGACCAGCCCTGGGCGGAGCGAACCTGCGTCAGCTTCGAGTTGGGCGTCTCGAAGTCCACCCTGACGCACCACTTCCGCGTGCTGCGGGAGTCCGGGCTGGTCTACCAGGTGAATCGCGGCAACAGTCGCAAGGTCACGTTGCGGCGGCACGACATCGAGTCGCGATTCCCCGGCCTGCTGGCGCTCATCGCCGAGGAGGCATGA
- a CDS encoding MFS transporter has protein sequence METDQAALRAAGEAGPPAEPPGPQGQASQARPATLTLPSILLAQLVIPLSIAGTAIALPDIAGELGSDPVPLQGVVNGFNLAFAVCTVIWGVAADRMGHRAAFRLGVAVALAGSLASALSPSLVLLDIARVVAGVGAAAVLTGASSLLSSLYTGPARRRAFALFGTVNGLGLALGPSISGFLVSWADWRGVFFAQALALLVAVALSLAVPKVTITPMPGRRLLDLSLLRHRTFLAMTLVPVAGAIGFVTLLTYLPNAFSAVLGLDTASAGLLMLAMTVPVLVAPLAVGQLMVRTRLTSRAVILVSLGCLVVASLGLSGLSSDTEPVHLIGWMIAAGFGFGLPIGLVDDEALASIPADRVGTAAGLLNLARIGSEALAVAGYAAALAAVVATRIADPTLAGEVAAGAQGHSGSYATAFHTVVLAIAITVACLALVITLLLRRREPAPQASS, from the coding sequence ATGGAAACCGATCAGGCTGCCCTTCGCGCGGCAGGCGAGGCAGGACCACCGGCAGAGCCGCCGGGGCCGCAGGGACAGGCAAGCCAGGCACGACCGGCGACGTTGACATTGCCCTCGATACTCCTGGCCCAGCTCGTCATCCCGCTGTCGATCGCGGGGACGGCGATCGCGCTGCCGGACATCGCCGGTGAACTCGGCTCCGACCCCGTGCCGCTCCAGGGCGTGGTGAACGGCTTCAACCTCGCGTTCGCGGTGTGCACCGTCATCTGGGGTGTCGCGGCCGACCGCATGGGACACCGGGCCGCGTTCCGGCTCGGCGTGGCTGTGGCACTGGCTGGCTCGCTGGCCAGCGCGCTGAGCCCGAGCCTCGTGCTTCTCGACATCGCCCGCGTGGTCGCCGGTGTCGGTGCCGCCGCAGTGCTGACGGGCGCGTCGTCGCTGCTGTCCTCCCTCTACACAGGACCCGCGCGGCGCCGTGCGTTCGCCCTGTTCGGCACCGTGAACGGACTCGGGCTGGCGCTCGGGCCGAGTATCTCCGGTTTCCTCGTGTCGTGGGCGGACTGGCGCGGTGTGTTCTTCGCGCAGGCCCTGGCACTGCTCGTCGCCGTGGCACTGTCCCTCGCCGTCCCCAAGGTCACAATCACCCCGATGCCGGGCCGTCGCCTGCTCGATCTGTCACTGCTGCGGCACCGGACGTTCCTGGCGATGACGCTGGTGCCCGTCGCGGGCGCGATCGGCTTCGTCACCCTGTTGACGTACCTGCCCAACGCCTTCTCCGCCGTCCTCGGCCTCGACACCGCGAGTGCGGGCCTGCTCATGCTCGCCATGACGGTGCCCGTGCTCGTCGCCCCGCTGGCCGTCGGGCAGCTCATGGTCCGCACGAGGCTCACGTCCCGTGCGGTGATCCTCGTCAGCCTCGGCTGCCTCGTCGTCGCGAGTCTCGGGCTGTCGGGGCTGTCTTCCGACACCGAGCCGGTGCACCTCATCGGCTGGATGATCGCGGCGGGATTCGGCTTCGGGCTCCCCATCGGCCTCGTGGACGACGAGGCGCTGGCGTCGATCCCGGCCGACCGGGTTGGCACGGCGGCCGGCCTGCTGAACCTCGCCCGCATCGGGAGCGAAGCCCTCGCCGTCGCCGGGTACGCCGCCGCGCTCGCGGCCGTCGTCGCGACGCGGATCGCCGATCCGACGTTGGCAGGCGAGGTCGCTGCCGGTGCGCAGGGACACTCCGGTAGCTACGCGACGGCGTTCCACACCGTGGTGCTGGCCATCGCGATCACCGTGGCCTGCCTCGCGCTGGTGATCACTCTGCTCCTCCGCCGCCGCGAACCGGCTCCGCAAGCCAGTTCGTAG
- a CDS encoding cation-translocating P-type ATPase: MSQSDPREPVTLLLRDLRSKPGGLPSREAARRLEIYGPNELRRKQRTDWPRQLIRQFTHPLALLLWLAALLAMVSSSTELAVAVVAVIVLNAAFAFTQEQQAEKAVEALSAYLPARATVLRDGTRTAVEARDLVPGDVLVVEEGDRVSADARLLDGSVEVDLSPLTGESLPAYRSAELKDVTGPLLDARDLLFSGTNCTGGQALAVVFATGMHTELGKIAALSQRVGRDESPLEKQVKRVAWLIAAVAVGVGVAFLPLGAFVAGLPLDDALNFAIGLLVANVPEGLLPTITLALAVGVRALARGGAVVKRLSAVETLGSTTVICTDKTGTLTRNRMRVTRLWTFAGELTGEASGTPPEPARALAEVVSACSNAELDPSDPGAEGSGDQTEIALLRAARSLGEDVSPERRAGHRLRQFHFDATLRLMSTLDRRGDRTVLNVKGAPEAVLERATTYLPGEGGPQPLTDTERARVTEAIDRYAHQGLRLLAVATRDVTGDAADARRDELERDLTLIGVAAMIDPPRDGVPEAVARCHSAGIRLIMVTGDHALTAGEIARKIGLARDHPTVITGDRLAELSERELESLLEGKRELVFARTSPEVKLRIADALRAQGNVVAMTGDGVNDAPALRRADIGVAMGVTGTDVAREASTMVLTDDNFSTIVTAVEEGRRVYDNVRKFIVYIFAHATPEVIPFLLFALSGGRIPLPLTVLQILAIDLGTETLPALALGREPAEPGVMSRPPRRRSENVITHAMLGRAWGLLGGVSAVLVLGGFFLTLFAGGWYFGAPVGEGTALHPVWQQATTMTFLGIVACQIGTAFASRAQYASLRTVGPWSNRLLLWGILFEVVFSAAVVTLPPLRAVFGTAPPPAEQLAMLVVFPFVVWGIDEWYRWWRRARGWGGRDVLAPAATG; the protein is encoded by the coding sequence GTGTCGCAGAGCGATCCGAGGGAGCCCGTCACGCTGCTGTTGCGGGATCTGCGCAGCAAACCGGGCGGGCTGCCGTCGCGGGAAGCGGCCCGGCGGCTGGAGATCTACGGGCCCAACGAGCTACGGAGGAAACAGCGCACCGACTGGCCGCGACAGCTCATCCGCCAGTTCACTCACCCGCTCGCCCTGCTGCTGTGGCTGGCGGCGCTGCTCGCCATGGTGTCGTCGTCCACCGAACTCGCCGTGGCGGTGGTGGCCGTCATCGTGCTCAACGCCGCGTTCGCGTTCACCCAGGAACAACAGGCCGAGAAGGCGGTGGAGGCGCTGTCCGCCTACCTGCCCGCGAGGGCAACCGTGCTGCGGGACGGGACACGCACGGCGGTCGAGGCCCGCGACCTCGTGCCGGGTGATGTGCTCGTCGTCGAGGAGGGCGACCGCGTTTCCGCCGATGCGCGGCTGCTCGACGGCAGCGTGGAGGTCGATCTCTCCCCGCTCACCGGTGAGTCGCTGCCCGCCTACCGATCCGCCGAATTGAAGGATGTGACAGGGCCACTGCTCGATGCCCGCGATCTGCTGTTCAGCGGGACGAACTGCACGGGAGGGCAGGCGCTCGCCGTGGTGTTCGCCACGGGCATGCACACCGAACTCGGCAAGATCGCGGCCCTCTCGCAGCGGGTCGGGCGCGACGAGAGCCCGCTCGAAAAGCAGGTGAAGCGGGTGGCGTGGCTGATCGCGGCGGTCGCCGTCGGCGTCGGTGTCGCGTTCCTGCCGCTCGGCGCGTTCGTCGCGGGACTGCCCCTCGACGACGCGCTCAACTTCGCCATCGGGTTGCTGGTGGCGAACGTCCCCGAAGGGTTGCTGCCGACGATCACCCTGGCTCTCGCGGTCGGGGTCCGCGCGCTCGCCCGGGGCGGCGCCGTCGTGAAGCGGCTGTCCGCCGTGGAAACCCTCGGTTCGACGACGGTGATCTGCACGGACAAGACGGGCACGCTCACCCGCAACCGGATGCGCGTGACCCGCCTCTGGACCTTCGCCGGTGAACTGACCGGTGAGGCGTCCGGCACCCCACCCGAGCCCGCGAGGGCTCTCGCCGAGGTGGTGTCGGCGTGTTCGAACGCCGAACTCGACCCGTCCGATCCCGGCGCGGAAGGCTCCGGCGACCAGACGGAGATCGCCCTGCTGCGGGCGGCGAGGTCACTCGGCGAGGACGTCTCGCCGGAGCGGCGGGCCGGGCACCGGCTCCGCCAGTTCCATTTCGATGCCACTCTCCGGCTCATGTCCACGCTCGATCGCCGGGGCGATCGCACCGTGCTGAACGTGAAGGGAGCGCCCGAGGCCGTGCTGGAGCGGGCCACGACCTACCTGCCGGGCGAGGGTGGCCCCCAGCCGTTGACGGACACGGAGCGGGCAAGGGTCACGGAGGCCATCGACCGGTACGCCCATCAGGGGCTCCGGCTGCTCGCCGTGGCGACCAGGGACGTCACCGGCGACGCGGCGGACGCGCGGCGTGACGAGCTGGAGCGGGACCTGACCCTGATCGGTGTCGCGGCCATGATCGACCCGCCTCGCGACGGCGTGCCCGAGGCGGTGGCCCGATGTCACTCCGCGGGTATCCGGCTGATCATGGTCACCGGTGACCACGCGCTGACGGCGGGTGAGATCGCCAGAAAGATCGGCCTCGCCCGCGACCACCCCACGGTGATCACCGGTGACCGACTGGCCGAGTTGAGCGAACGCGAGCTGGAGAGCCTCCTCGAAGGAAAGAGGGAACTCGTCTTCGCCCGCACCTCACCTGAGGTGAAGCTGCGGATCGCCGACGCGCTGCGCGCACAGGGCAACGTCGTGGCGATGACCGGCGACGGCGTGAACGACGCGCCTGCGCTGCGGCGGGCCGACATCGGCGTCGCCATGGGGGTGACGGGCACCGACGTGGCCCGCGAGGCATCGACCATGGTGCTCACCGACGACAACTTCTCCACGATCGTCACGGCGGTGGAGGAAGGAAGGCGGGTCTACGACAACGTCCGCAAGTTCATCGTCTACATCTTCGCGCACGCGACGCCGGAAGTGATCCCGTTCCTGCTGTTCGCGTTGTCCGGAGGCCGGATACCGCTTCCGTTGACGGTGTTGCAGATCCTGGCCATCGACCTCGGCACCGAGACCCTTCCCGCGCTGGCGCTCGGCCGAGAGCCCGCCGAGCCCGGCGTGATGAGCCGCCCGCCGCGCCGCCGGTCGGAGAACGTCATCACGCACGCGATGCTCGGGAGGGCATGGGGCCTGCTGGGTGGTGTCTCGGCCGTGCTGGTGCTCGGCGGGTTCTTCCTCACGCTCTTCGCGGGAGGCTGGTATTTCGGCGCGCCCGTCGGGGAGGGCACGGCGCTGCACCCGGTGTGGCAGCAGGCGACCACCATGACGTTCCTCGGCATCGTCGCGTGTCAGATCGGCACGGCGTTCGCCTCCCGAGCCCAGTACGCCTCCCTCCGCACGGTGGGCCCGTGGTCGAACCGGCTCCTGCTCTGGGGAATCCTCTTCGAGGTGGTGTTCTCGGCAGCCGTGGTCACGCTGCCTCCGCTGCGGGCGGTCTTCGGCACCGCGCCGCCTCCTGCCGAACAGCTCGCCATGCTGGTGGTCTTTCCGTTCGTCGTGTGGGGAATCGACGAGTGGTACCGCTGGTGGCGGCGAGCTCGCGGCTGGGGCGGCAGGGACGTCCTCGCCCCCGCCGCGACGGGCTAG